The Pedobacter africanus genome has a window encoding:
- a CDS encoding FadR/GntR family transcriptional regulator has product MENRIIKKSLADEVASKIQEQILLGKYQLNEKLPIEPELMKSFGVGRSTIREAIKILTNTGLLRVQQGAGTFVEQVTGTREPMEQRLKRANVQDLDQVRQLLEMKIAELAARNRTDADIMIIKGHLEDRKSAAIMGLKEACIDADVKFHMAIAEASKNEILAELYKSTAIHLKNWFMTIYPDTLIFEETYPIHEQLLKSIIAGDSKKAWSIAAKILGHVSQ; this is encoded by the coding sequence ATGGAAAACAGAATCATTAAAAAGTCTCTTGCGGATGAGGTAGCATCCAAAATTCAGGAGCAGATTTTATTGGGCAAATACCAGTTAAATGAAAAGCTACCCATAGAGCCCGAGCTGATGAAAAGCTTTGGCGTTGGCCGTTCTACCATACGTGAAGCCATAAAGATTCTGACCAATACCGGCTTATTAAGGGTACAGCAGGGGGCAGGTACTTTTGTAGAACAGGTAACCGGCACCAGGGAGCCTATGGAGCAGCGCCTGAAACGTGCCAACGTGCAGGACCTGGACCAGGTGCGGCAGCTGCTGGAAATGAAGATTGCCGAACTCGCAGCACGAAACAGGACAGATGCCGATATCATGATCATTAAAGGCCATCTCGAGGACAGGAAGAGCGCCGCGATCATGGGCTTAAAAGAGGCCTGTATTGATGCAGATGTAAAATTCCATATGGCCATTGCTGAGGCCTCAAAAAATGAGATCCTGGCTGAACTTTATAAGTCGACCGCCATACACCTGAAGAACTGGTTTATGACCATATACCCCGACACGCTGATTTTCGAAGAAACTTATCCCATTCACGAACAATTGCTGAAAAGCATTATCGCTGGCGATTCCAAAAAAGCCTGGAGCATTGCCGCAAAAATATTAGGACACGTATCTCAATAA
- a CDS encoding AAA family ATPase, which produces MLPVIKDNFYVITGGPGMGKTTLLTELEFLNYTCVEESGRKIIIDELKRGGKALPWEDQALFARAMFAYAVNDFKAHEASITPVFFDRGIPDVIGYLRLCGLPVPDGMLRAAKVLRYNKKVFVTPPWAEIYRNDTERKQPFGEAVATCEVMKTVYADLGYLLVELPKCPASERANFIIGQMG; this is translated from the coding sequence ATGTTACCGGTAATAAAAGATAATTTTTATGTGATCACGGGCGGGCCGGGCATGGGGAAAACTACATTGCTTACGGAGTTGGAATTTCTGAATTATACCTGTGTGGAAGAGTCGGGCCGCAAGATCATTATAGACGAGTTGAAGCGCGGCGGCAAGGCCTTACCCTGGGAAGACCAAGCCCTTTTTGCGAGGGCAATGTTCGCTTACGCGGTAAATGACTTCAAGGCTCATGAAGCAAGCATTACCCCTGTATTTTTTGATAGGGGTATTCCGGATGTAATTGGTTATCTGAGGCTTTGTGGGCTTCCTGTCCCGGATGGTATGCTGCGTGCCGCAAAAGTATTGAGGTACAACAAAAAGGTGTTTGTTACACCTCCCTGGGCCGAAATTTATCGAAACGACACCGAAAGGAAACAGCCGTTCGGTGAGGCCGTTGCCACCTGCGAGGTGATGAAAACGGTATATGCGGATCTGGGATACTTGCTCGTAGAATTACCAAAATGCCCGGCTTCGGAAAGGGCAAACTTCATTATCGGGCAAATGGGCTAA
- a CDS encoding MFS transporter, whose product MKETSTSTIDPKQIAQQTVFPILFAISFSHLLNDTIQSLIPAIYPLVKDNYNLSFSQIGLITLAFQMAASLFQPFVGLYTDKKPQPYSLAIGMGFTLIGLITLSLSTGFYFMLLSVALIGTGSSIFHPEASRMAHAASGGRRGLAQSIFQLGGNAGSSIGPLLAAWIIVPNGQFSVIWFSIIALLAIMILTRVGKWYKGYMVNLRAKHGSKLTVVTNNFSRTRVVTAVVILLVLIFSKYFYMASLTSYFTFYLIDKFHVTVQTSQLYLFVFLFSVAAGTLVGGPVGDRFGRKYVIWFSILGTAPFALMLPYANLFWTGVLIVPIGMILASAFSAILVYAQELIPGKVGLVAGLFFGFAFGMGGIGSALLGKLADNTSIEYVFHICAFLPLIGIITGFLPNIEGKKKSA is encoded by the coding sequence ATGAAAGAAACAAGTACAAGCACAATCGACCCCAAACAAATTGCACAGCAAACCGTATTTCCCATACTGTTTGCCATCAGCTTTTCCCACTTACTGAACGATACCATACAGTCGCTCATTCCGGCTATCTATCCGTTGGTTAAAGACAATTATAACCTTAGTTTCTCGCAAATTGGCCTCATCACCCTTGCCTTCCAGATGGCTGCGTCTTTATTTCAGCCCTTTGTAGGTTTATATACTGATAAAAAACCTCAGCCATACTCACTGGCCATTGGAATGGGTTTTACATTGATCGGCCTGATCACTTTATCACTGTCTACCGGATTTTATTTTATGCTGCTTTCGGTAGCACTTATTGGTACCGGTTCTTCTATCTTCCATCCGGAGGCTTCGCGGATGGCACATGCGGCATCGGGAGGGCGCCGCGGACTTGCACAATCTATTTTTCAGCTGGGCGGAAATGCCGGGAGTTCAATAGGGCCACTGCTGGCTGCCTGGATCATTGTGCCCAATGGGCAGTTCAGTGTGATCTGGTTCTCGATCATTGCCCTGCTGGCCATTATGATATTGACGCGGGTAGGTAAATGGTATAAAGGCTATATGGTAAATTTAAGGGCTAAACATGGCAGTAAATTGACTGTTGTGACCAATAATTTTTCAAGAACCAGGGTGGTAACTGCAGTTGTTATTTTGCTGGTACTTATCTTTTCAAAATACTTTTACATGGCCAGTCTAACCAGTTATTTTACCTTTTACTTAATTGATAAGTTCCATGTAACGGTACAAACTTCACAGCTTTATCTGTTTGTGTTCCTGTTTTCTGTTGCTGCCGGTACACTGGTAGGTGGCCCCGTGGGCGACAGGTTTGGCCGTAAATATGTGATCTGGTTCTCTATTCTGGGTACCGCGCCTTTTGCATTGATGCTGCCATATGCAAATTTATTCTGGACTGGTGTATTGATCGTTCCCATCGGTATGATCCTGGCTTCTGCTTTCTCGGCCATCCTGGTGTATGCCCAGGAACTGATACCTGGTAAGGTAGGCCTGGTTGCCGGGCTTTTCTTTGGGTTTGCATTTGGTATGGGCGGAATTGGTTCTGCTTTACTGGGCAAGCTTGCCGATAACACCAGTATTGAATATGTGTTTCATATCTGTGCTTTCCTGCCCTTGATTGGCATCATTACCGGGTTCTTGCCTAATATTGAGGGAAAAAAGAAATCTGCTTAA
- a CDS encoding metallophosphoesterase, with translation MVLFRMISMLAAGLLFFSVNLQAQQAGNKNDGPYILYRGGAMVVSRIEPGKDGGVQAVTEHYPLKEKDKVPVVVRFSDHPGWDFTVKLQTAFVNEPSEFRQPDKLLALSDIEGEFEALRKLLLANRVMDEHYNWTFGKGHLVICGDLFDRGADVPATIWLLYKLEQDAKTKGGYLHTILGNHDIMNLSGDLRYVKEKYFSDAKLLGYDYMELYGADTELGRWLRSKNLVEKIGDNLCLHAGVAPEINKLNMSLKQINESCRPYYDKAKKPDLFADKAIWKFFDGTKSSLFWYRGYFHEPKATEQEVDETLSLYKVKRIIVGHTITDTNVGFYYNGKVLGIDVNQHAGHHEGALYEQGKWYKVGVTGAAVKL, from the coding sequence ATGGTGCTATTTCGCATGATATCAATGCTTGCCGCAGGTTTACTCTTTTTTAGTGTAAACCTGCAGGCACAGCAGGCCGGAAATAAAAACGATGGCCCTTACATTTTATACCGTGGCGGGGCTATGGTAGTTAGCCGGATCGAACCTGGTAAAGACGGGGGTGTGCAGGCTGTCACTGAGCACTATCCATTGAAAGAAAAAGATAAAGTACCTGTTGTGGTCCGTTTTTCTGATCATCCCGGCTGGGACTTTACAGTAAAACTGCAGACTGCGTTTGTTAATGAACCTTCCGAATTCAGGCAGCCGGATAAATTGCTGGCACTTTCGGATATAGAGGGCGAGTTTGAAGCTTTAAGGAAGCTGCTGCTGGCCAACAGGGTGATGGACGAACATTACAACTGGACCTTTGGCAAGGGACATCTGGTTATTTGCGGCGACCTGTTTGACCGGGGAGCGGATGTGCCGGCAACCATATGGCTTTTGTATAAACTGGAACAGGATGCCAAAACAAAAGGTGGTTATCTGCATACCATTCTGGGCAACCACGACATCATGAACCTGAGCGGAGACCTACGTTACGTGAAAGAAAAATATTTCAGCGATGCAAAGCTGCTGGGCTATGACTATATGGAGCTTTACGGGGCGGATACCGAACTGGGGCGCTGGCTACGCAGCAAGAACCTGGTAGAAAAAATAGGGGATAACCTTTGTCTGCATGCCGGCGTGGCACCAGAGATCAACAAGCTGAACATGAGTTTAAAGCAGATCAATGAAAGCTGCAGACCTTATTACGATAAAGCCAAAAAGCCGGATTTGTTTGCAGATAAAGCCATATGGAAGTTTTTTGATGGTACAAAATCGTCGTTGTTCTGGTACCGGGGCTATTTTCATGAACCAAAGGCAACAGAACAGGAGGTTGATGAAACCCTTTCGCTCTATAAGGTTAAACGCATTATTGTAGGCCATACCATTACCGATACCAATGTTGGCTTTTATTACAATGGCAAAGTACTGGGGATTGATGTAAACCAGCATGCAGGTCATCATGAAGGTGCTTTATACGAGCAGGGCAAATGGTATAAGGTTGGGGTAACGGGAGCAGCAGTTAAGCTTTAG
- a CDS encoding VOC family protein, with protein sequence MALQQILPKVFYSDIHVGLKFFIDGMGFTLGYHDDSLYIVNRDDITFLLVDSKEFAQGDRPEIRIATNDIEAIYREIKARAPEILHPNSNKVVAKPWGLKEFATLDPTTVCIIFQQAIWSFAKA encoded by the coding sequence ATGGCACTTCAGCAAATTCTTCCGAAAGTATTTTATTCAGATATTCATGTAGGACTGAAATTTTTCATCGACGGTATGGGCTTTACACTCGGGTACCATGACGATTCCCTGTACATCGTTAACCGGGATGACATTACTTTTCTGCTGGTAGATAGCAAAGAATTTGCACAGGGGGATCGCCCTGAAATCAGAATAGCTACCAATGATATTGAGGCCATCTACCGTGAGATCAAAGCGCGTGCACCAGAAATTTTACATCCCAATTCTAATAAGGTGGTAGCCAAACCCTGGGGACTTAAAGAGTTTGCCACGCTTGACCCTACTACTGTCTGCATTATATTTCAGCAAGCTATATGGTCCTTTGCTAAAGCTTAA